A portion of the Lolium rigidum isolate FL_2022 chromosome 1, APGP_CSIRO_Lrig_0.1, whole genome shotgun sequence genome contains these proteins:
- the LOC124683664 gene encoding GDSL esterase/lipase At1g29670-like, producing the protein MATAKLVVASLCLLLVLTQHEAAAAASRSCHGGRAAGMVEAMFVFGSSLVDNGNNNFLNGSRAVRADYLPYGVDSPLGPTGRFSNGRNTIDALGELLLLPAGGRIPTFADPATRGRAALHGVNFASGGSGILDDTGKATGEVLSLEQQITNFEAVTLPDLRAQLQRANDRKKMKGHDFFDRCYLPKSLFVIGSGGNDYLLNYFRPRNSGETRPDLSDFTRALVARLSAHLQRLYTLGARKFVIFSIQPIGCSPVVRASLNVTAAVCIKPVNAAALLFNSELRSLVDAAGPSMPGASFSVIDSYKITIDVLDHPMKHGITETYKPCCSEMGPSGVLCRKGGPICSDRTEYLFFDGLHPTDVVNARIARKGYGSVSPEEAYPINVKMLAML; encoded by the exons ATGGCCACGGCCAAGCTCGTCGTGGCATCTCTCTGCCTCCTCCTCGTGCTAACGCAGCACGAAGCTGCTGCCGCTGCCTCCAGGAGCTGCCACGGCGGCCGGGCTGCGGGGATGGTGGAGGCCATGTTCGTGTTCGGGAGCTCGCTGGTGGACAACGGCAACAACAACTTCCTCAACGGCTCCCGCGCCGTGCGCGCCGACTACCTGCCCTACGGCGTCGACTCCCCGCTCGGCCCCACCGGCCGCTTCTCCAACGGCCGCAACACCATCGACGCGCTCGGGGAGCTCCTCCTtctccccgccggcggccgcatcCCGACGTTCGCCGACCCGGCCACCAGGGGCCGCGCCGCGCTGCACGGCGTCAACTTCGCGTCCGGCGGCTCTGGCATCCTCGACGACACCGGCAAGGCAACT GGCGAGGTGCTCAGCCTAGAGCAacaaatcaccaactttgaggcgGTGACTCTTCCTGACCTGCGGGCCCAGCTTCAACGAGCCAACGATCGCAAGAAGATGAAGGGCCACGATTTCTTTGACCGTTGCTACCTGCCCAAGAGCCTGTTCGTGATCGGGTCAGGTGGCAATGACTACCTGCTCAACTACTTCAGGCCCAGAAATAGCGGGGAAACCAGGCCCGACTTGTCAGATTTTACAAGGGCCCTCGTCGCCAGGCTCTCGGCCCACCTCCAG AGGCTGTACACTCTTGGGGCGAGGAAGTTCGTCATCTTCTCCATCCAGCCCATCGGGTGCTCCCCCGTGGTGAGGGCGTCGCTCAACGTCACCGCCGCCGTCTGCATCAAGCCGGTGAACGCGGCGGCGCTCCTCTTCAACTCGGAGCTCCGGTCGCTCGTCGACGCCGCGGGGCCGAGCATGCCCGGCGCGAGCTTCTCCGTGATCGACTCCTACAAGATCACCATAGACGTGCTCGACCACCCCATGAAACACG GCATCACGGAGACGTACAAGCCTTGCTGCAGCGAGATGGGGCCGTCGGGGGTGCTCTGCCGGAAGGGAGGGCCCATCTGCAGTGACCGGACCGAGTACCTGTTCTTCGACGGGCTCCACCCGACGGACGTGGTGAACGCGCGGATCGCACGCAAGGGGTACGGTTCCGTGTCGCCGGAGGAAGCATACCCCATCAATGTAAAGATGTTGGCCATGTTGTAG